A single region of the Halobacterium wangiae genome encodes:
- a CDS encoding biotin--[acetyl-CoA-carboxylase] ligase, whose protein sequence is MNETRRAVLAALDDGPVTGPALAERLEVSRTAVWKHVEALRDAGFVVDSVADGYVLAGVPEYGAAAVEFGLDAPFDVEYHDALPSTNDRARELAADGASDVVVLADRQTGGKGRRGREWSSPAGGVWTSLLLRPDVPPARAPLLTLAAAVAVTDAAREAGVDAEIKWPNDVVVSDERDSSGRGGAKLAGVLTEMEGEASRVSWLAVGVGVNVNLDPGELDGEATSVRAEVGDVPRRVFVQRLLERFAALRDDPDDILTAWRERAATIGQRVRVETADGDVVGDAVDVTEHGALVVDTADGAQVVHAGDCQHLRSA, encoded by the coding sequence ATGAACGAGACGCGTCGCGCCGTCCTCGCTGCCCTCGACGACGGTCCGGTCACCGGCCCGGCGCTCGCCGAGCGCCTCGAGGTCTCCCGCACGGCCGTCTGGAAGCACGTCGAAGCGCTCCGCGACGCCGGCTTCGTCGTCGACAGCGTCGCGGACGGCTACGTGCTCGCGGGCGTCCCTGAGTACGGCGCGGCGGCCGTCGAGTTCGGGCTCGACGCGCCCTTCGACGTCGAGTACCACGACGCCCTCCCGAGCACGAACGACCGGGCGCGCGAACTCGCCGCGGACGGCGCCAGCGACGTGGTCGTCCTGGCCGACCGCCAGACCGGCGGCAAGGGCCGGAGGGGTCGCGAGTGGTCCTCGCCCGCGGGCGGGGTCTGGACGAGCCTCCTCCTCCGCCCCGACGTACCGCCGGCCCGTGCACCGCTACTGACGCTCGCGGCGGCCGTCGCCGTCACCGACGCCGCACGGGAGGCCGGCGTCGACGCCGAGATAAAGTGGCCGAACGACGTCGTCGTCTCCGACGAGCGCGACAGTTCGGGTCGCGGCGGCGCGAAGCTCGCGGGCGTCCTCACGGAGATGGAGGGGGAGGCCAGCCGCGTGTCGTGGCTCGCGGTCGGCGTCGGGGTGAACGTCAACCTCGACCCCGGGGAACTCGACGGCGAAGCGACGAGCGTCCGGGCCGAGGTGGGTGACGTCCCCCGAAGAGTGTTCGTCCAGCGCCTGCTCGAGCGGTTCGCCGCACTCAGGGACGACCCCGACGACATCCTGACCGCGTGGCGCGAGCGCGCGGCGACCATCGGCCAGCGCGTCCGCGTCGAAACCGCGGACGGCGACGTCGTCGGCGACGCCGTCGACGTGACCGAACACGGTGCACTGGTCGTCGACACGGCGGACGGCGCGCAGGTCGTCCACGCCGGCGACTGCCAGCACCTCCGCTCGGCGTAG